DNA from Metabacillus flavus:
CTGCTCAATGCCGTTGCAAAAGAGCTTGAATGGGAAAATCATGAACTTGTACGCACGGTTAGAGGAAAAGAAATGGAAAGAGTCTCTGCGAAGCATCCGATCTATGGAAGAGAATCCCTTGTTGTTCTCGGCGAACATGTTACGACTGATGCAGGAACAGGCTGTGTTCATACCGCTCCAGGCCATGGGGAGGATGACTTTATCGTAGGCCAGAAATACGGTCTGGATGTTCTATGCCCAGTCGATGAAAAAGGCGTTATGACAAACGAAGCTCCCGGATTTGAAGGTCTGTTTTATGACGAAGCGAATAAGCCAATTACTGAAAAACTTCAGGAAAACGGTGCTCTGCTTAAGCTGCAGTTCTTCACCCACTCCTATCCGCATGATTGGAGAACGAAAAAACCGGTGATTTTTAGAGCAACAGCACAGTGGTTTGCTTCCATTAAAGATTTCCGCAGTGAACTTCTCGATGCTGTGAAAGAAACGAAATGGGTTCCGGCATGGGGCGAAACAAGATTGTTTAACATGGTAAGAGACCGCGGTGACTGGTGTATTTCAAGACAGCGGGCGTGGGGTGTTCCGATTCCTGTGTTCTATGCAGAAAACGGCGAACCGATCATCACGGATGAAACGATCAGCCATGTATCTGATTTGTTCCGCCAGCACGGTTCCAATATCTGGTTTGAGCGTGAAACAAAGGATTTATTGCCTGAAGGATTCAAACATAAAGGAAGCCCGAACGGCAATTTCACACGTGAAACGGATATCATGGACGTATGGTTTGATTCAGGATCTTCTCATCAAGCCGTTCTGCAGGAACGAGATGACCTGCAGCGTCCAGCTGACTTGTACCTTGAGGGATCGGATCAGTACAGAGGCTGGTTTAACTCATCCCTATCCACAGCTGTGGCTGTAACTGGCAAAGCGCCTTATAAAGGGGTATTAAGCCATGGATTCGCTCTTGATGGCCAAGGCCGCAAAATGAGTAAATCTGTAGGGAACGTCGTTGTTCCTTCTAAAGTCATGAACCAGCTCGGCGGAGATATTCTTCGCCTATGGGTAGCTTCTGTTGACTACCAGGCCGATGTCCGGGTATCTGATGCTATTCTAAAGCAAGTGGCTGAAGTATACCGCAAAATCCGCAATACTTTCCGTTTCTTATTAGGAAATCTTGCGGACTTTACTCCAGCGGATGCTGTAGAATGGGAAAACCTTCGGGATGTTGACAGATATATGCTTGTAAAACTCAACAAACTGATTGACAAAGTAAAGAAAGCATATGATGAATATGAATTTGCTGTTATCTATCATGCCGTCCATAACTTCTGCACAATCGAATTGAGCGCATTCTATTTGGATTTTGCTAAAGATGTTCTTTACATCGAGGGCAAAGATCATCCGGACCGACGTGCAATTCAAACCGTTCTGCATCAAACCTTGATGGCTCTGACCAAATTAACTGCGCCAATTCTTCCTCACACTGCCGACGAAGTTTGGGAGCATATCGAGTCAGAAAAAGCAGCAAGCGTTCAGCTTACTGATATGCCTGAAAGCACTGTGATTGAACATGCAGACGTACTTGAAGAGAAATGGGATGCATTCATGGCTCTTCGTGATGACGTGCTAAAAGCGCTTGAAACCGCAAGAAATGAAAAAACAATCGGAAAATCCCTGACGGCTAAAATTACACTTTATCCGGATCAAAAAGCAAAATCCCTGCTTGAATCGGTAGAAGAGGATCTTAAACAGCTCTTTATCGTATCCGGATTTGATTTTGGCGGAGACATGAGCGCTGCACCGGAAAACGCCCAGGAATTCAGCAATGTAAAAATTACAGTTGAAGCAGCAGAAGGAGAAACATGTGAACGCTGCTGGATCGTAACACCAGAGGTAGGGCAAGACGAAAACCACCCAGGTCTTTGTGCCCGCTGTGCTGCCATCGTGGAAAAAGAATATGCATCAAACTGATTGAAGTTTAAAGAGACCCGAATTAGATTCGGGTCTCTTTATCATGCTGTAAAGGGTGGGGAATATTGTGAAGCGAAATTTTACACTCCCTGTTAGTCAGACAAACGAGAAGAAAGCAGACTTGTCAGACAAAATAGTCAGACAAACGAGAAGAAAGCAGACTTGTCAGACAAACCCAATTAAAACTCCCCGCAGTCATACCCGTCCTGCACTCCCAAAAAATCCGTGGAAAAAAATGAACAGGGTGAGGTTCGGCTGAAAGGATAAACTATTTTTACAAACCTTACAGCAGGAGTTGAGCCGCATTGAGCATGGATTTTTTTGCGATAAGAAAAGAGCTTGAATTAATGCGGGAGGAGCTTCAGGAGCGATTGTTTCACCATTCATTTTTTGAAACCGGGAATTCCGAGGTGTTATCCGGAACGATCATGTTTCATGTTAAGGAAGAGCTTCATGATGTGGAGCATGCGCTTAACAAAATG
Protein-coding regions in this window:
- the ileS gene encoding isoleucine--tRNA ligase — encoded protein: MDYKDTLLMPKTEFPMRGNLPKREPEMQEKWEQMNIYKMVQEHTKDRPLFILHDGPPYANGDIHMGHALNKILKDFIVRYKSMSGYNAPYVPGWDTHGLPIETALTKNKKVNRKEMSVAEFRKLCEEYAWDQINGQREQFKRLGVRGDWDNPYVTLQPEYEAQQILVFGEMAKKGYIYKGKKPVYWSPSSESALAEAEIEYQDKKSPSIYVAFDVADGKGVLEEDEKIIIWTTTPWTIPANLGIAVHPDLEYSVVLANGAKYVVASELLNAVAKELEWENHELVRTVRGKEMERVSAKHPIYGRESLVVLGEHVTTDAGTGCVHTAPGHGEDDFIVGQKYGLDVLCPVDEKGVMTNEAPGFEGLFYDEANKPITEKLQENGALLKLQFFTHSYPHDWRTKKPVIFRATAQWFASIKDFRSELLDAVKETKWVPAWGETRLFNMVRDRGDWCISRQRAWGVPIPVFYAENGEPIITDETISHVSDLFRQHGSNIWFERETKDLLPEGFKHKGSPNGNFTRETDIMDVWFDSGSSHQAVLQERDDLQRPADLYLEGSDQYRGWFNSSLSTAVAVTGKAPYKGVLSHGFALDGQGRKMSKSVGNVVVPSKVMNQLGGDILRLWVASVDYQADVRVSDAILKQVAEVYRKIRNTFRFLLGNLADFTPADAVEWENLRDVDRYMLVKLNKLIDKVKKAYDEYEFAVIYHAVHNFCTIELSAFYLDFAKDVLYIEGKDHPDRRAIQTVLHQTLMALTKLTAPILPHTADEVWEHIESEKAASVQLTDMPESTVIEHADVLEEKWDAFMALRDDVLKALETARNEKTIGKSLTAKITLYPDQKAKSLLESVEEDLKQLFIVSGFDFGGDMSAAPENAQEFSNVKITVEAAEGETCERCWIVTPEVGQDENHPGLCARCAAIVEKEYASN